From the genome of Brienomyrus brachyistius isolate T26 chromosome 8, BBRACH_0.4, whole genome shotgun sequence, one region includes:
- the LOC125747672 gene encoding protein FAM3C-like, giving the protein MRCRYLLRCGLLLLIVLLTWYAVSNSLLIKPEVISQDKVISQDKVISQAPSHDPKCALPKSCDINQFAFYLQTGAANVLGPKICFEGEVIMSGVHNNIGHGLNIAVIDAESGKIEKTDYFNMYSGKPEDLMQFLLAIKPGKIVLVASFDDSATKLTDDIREVFAKMGSTLIKSLSFRDTWVFAGATGIEHTSSFEKMVKNNKATNTYDGWPEIADLAGCFPRKLY; this is encoded by the exons ATGAGGTGCAGAT ATCTTCTCCGTTGTGGACTTCTTCTGCTAATTGTACTCCTTACGTGGTATGCTGTGTCCAACAGCTTACTTATAAAACCTGAAGTCATATCACAAGATAAAGTCATATCACAAGATAAAGTCATATCACAAG CACCATCCCACGACCCTAAGTGTGCACTACCAAAGTCATGCGACATCAACCAGTTCGCGTTTTACCTCCAGACAGGAGCCGCCAACGTCCTTGGGCCCAAAATCTGTTTTGAAGGAGAGGT GATCATGAGTGGTGTTCACAACAATATTGGACATGGACTGAACATTGCAGTTATAGATG CTGAAAGTGGGAAGATTGAGAAGACTGATTATTTCAACATGTACTCTGGAA AACCAGAGGATTTGATGCAGTTTCTTTTAGCAATAAAACCTGGGAAGATTGTCCTGGTTGCCTCCTTTGATGACTCAGCAACAAA ATTGACAGACGATATTCGGGAAGTTTTTGCCAAGATGGGCAGCACGCTCATCAAATCCCTGTCTTTCAGGGATACTTGGGTTTTTGCAGGAGCCACTGGAATAGAGCACACAAGCTCATTTGAGAAG aTGGTGAAAAATAACAAAGCAACTAACACTTATGATGGCTGGCCTGAAATAGCAGACTTGGCAGGGTGTTTTCCAAGAAAACTTTATTAG